ATAAGATTGCCTTTTTACTGCACAAAATTGCCATTACGCTTTTATTCATAAAATCCGTATTTATAAGCACTATCGAAAAGAGCAATGATATTATCGGCCGGTACGCCTGCCTGGATATTATGGACGTTATTAAAGACATAACCGCCCTCTTTTTTGAAGCTATTCATGTTCAATCTGACATTTTCTTCGACCTCTTCGGGACTTGCAAAAGGCAGTATATGCTGAGAATCGCAGCCGCCGCCCCAGAAGACAATTTTTGAGCCAAATTTGGATTTCAGGACATCAGGGTCCATCCGTTCAGCACTTATCTGAACAGGATTTAAAATGTCAACTCCGTTGTCAATCAGTTCCGGTATATATTCCATACAGGAGCCGCAGGTATGATACCAGATTTTTGCCTTAGTCCTGGATTTGATGAACTGAACAAGTTTTTTATGTCTTGGTTTTACAATTGATTTGTATAGTTCAGGCCTGAAAAGCGGACCGTTCTGACCGGCAAGGTCATCGCCGATCATTATAACATCAACCACATCGCCCACTTCCTTCAAAAACAATTCAAACCAGTCCATCCAGAATTTAAGCGTCTGGTCAATTAAAGCCTGGCAAAATTCAGGTTGCGTATGAAGGTCAATAAACCATTGCTCCAAGCCTCGAAGGTACCAGCAAATCTCATAAACTACGCCGGATATTCCGCTGACAACAGCGTAAGGCGTTTCCTTTTTAAGAGCTAAAGCTCTCTGTCTTAAACCATCGAATCGGCTGGGGTCATT
The sequence above is drawn from the Phycisphaerae bacterium genome and encodes:
- a CDS encoding uroporphyrinogen decarboxylase family protein — encoded protein: MKETMTSRQRVLKALNHEIPDRVPIDLGGNQTGIHKVAYEGLIKKLGIKDNIEIMDAVQQLARPCEAVLQCFHVDFRYVSAGAPASWKGGIVKNERDGKTWYDLKDEFGVVWSMPEDAPNYMDISFHPLANASIKDIADYPFPKGNDPSRFDGLRQRALALKKETPYAVVSGISGVVYEICWYLRGLEQWFIDLHTQPEFCQALIDQTLKFWMDWFELFLKEVGDVVDVIMIGDDLAGQNGPLFRPELYKSIVKPRHKKLVQFIKSRTKAKIWYHTCGSCMEYIPELIDNGVDILNPVQISAERMDPDVLKSKFGSKIVFWGGGCDSQHILPFASPEEVEENVRLNMNSFKKEGGYVFNNVHNIQAGVPADNIIALFDSAYKYGFYE